In Gossypium raimondii isolate GPD5lz chromosome 12, ASM2569854v1, whole genome shotgun sequence, a single window of DNA contains:
- the LOC105763111 gene encoding transcription factor BHLH089, with product MDPPAMMSDGRYNLAEIWQYPMSESGISRGQFGHGLAQFGDPSREVSGNDPGSLEQQQRRGGMRRRRDGEDETAKVVSTSSTSSGNAVNDGEGKRIKAAGGREQNHESRVEAEPSSGKLVEEKAQPSEPPKQDYIHVRARRGQATDSHSLAERARREKISERMKILQDLVPGCNKVIGKALVLDEIINYIQSLQRQVEFLSMKLEAVNSGINPAIEVFPRKDYGQQAFDATGMAFGSQVIREYSGGTSPEWLHIGSAFERTT from the exons atgGATCCGCCAGCTATGATGAGCGATGGAAGGTACAATCTAGCAGAGATCTGGCAGTATCCCATGAGTGAGTCTGGGATAAGTAGGGGTCAGTTCGGACATGGGTTGGCTCAGTTCGGGGACCCCAGTCGAGAGGTTTCCGGCAATGATCCGGGTAGCTTGGAGCAGCAGCAGAGAAGGGGTGGTATGAGGAGAAGGCGTGACGGAGAAGATGAAACAGCTAAGGTTGTCTCTACTAGCTCCACTAGTAGTGGCAATGCCGTG AATGATGGTGAGGGGAAGAGAATTAAAGCAGCAGGAGGCAGAGAACAAAATCATGAATCTAGAGTTGAAGCAGAACCCAGTTCAGGCAAGCTTGTGGAAGAAAAAGCTCAACCTTCCGAGCCACCTAAACAAGATTACATCCACGTACGAGCGCGAAGGGGTCAAGCTACTGATAGCCACAGCTTAGCTGAAAGG GCTAGGAGAGAAAAGATTAGTGAAAGAATGAAGATTCTTCAGGATTTGGTTCCTGGTTGCAATAAG GTTATTGGCAAAGCACTTGTCCTTgatgagataattaattacaTTCAATCACTACAGCGTCAGGTCGAG TTCCTATCAATGAAGCTTGAAGCAGTTAATTCAGGAATAAACCCTGCCATTGAAGTATTTCCTCGTAAAGAT TATGGCCAACAAGCGTTTGATGCTACTGGTATGGCATTCGGTTCGCAAGTGATTAGGGAATACAGTGGTGGCACATCACCAGAGTGGTTGCACATTGGCAGTGCTTTCGAAAGGACAACATAA